In Leptodesmis sichuanensis A121, the following are encoded in one genomic region:
- a CDS encoding pyridoxamine 5'-phosphate oxidase family protein, which translates to MAKVFDSITPELQEFITAQHLFFVATAPLSPTGHVNLSPKGLDSFRILSANRVAYLDLTGSGNETSAHLLENGRITFLFCAFQGNPCILRLYGQGRVVLPAVREWAELYPLFSPISGTRQIVVADIDRVQTSCGLGVPLLDYQGQRSSLVDWAEKKGEEGLTAYWQQKNIVSLDGLPTPLGEVQS; encoded by the coding sequence ATGGCTAAAGTCTTCGACTCGATTACCCCTGAGCTTCAGGAGTTTATTACCGCTCAACACCTATTTTTTGTCGCTACGGCTCCCCTCAGTCCAACAGGCCATGTCAACCTTTCCCCCAAGGGTCTGGACAGCTTTCGCATTTTGTCGGCTAACCGGGTCGCATATTTGGATCTGACGGGTAGTGGCAATGAAACCTCAGCTCATCTGCTAGAAAATGGACGCATCACGTTCCTGTTTTGTGCTTTCCAGGGAAACCCCTGCATCTTACGCTTATATGGACAGGGGCGAGTGGTATTGCCAGCCGTCAGAGAATGGGCTGAACTGTATCCGTTGTTCTCGCCGATCTCGGGAACACGGCAAATCGTTGTGGCCGATATCGATCGCGTACAAACCTCCTGCGGGCTGGGAGTTCCCTTACTGGACTATCAGGGACAACGATCGTCTCTAGTGGACTGGGCAGAAAAGAAGGGTGAGGAGGGATTAACCGCCTACTGGCAGCAAAAAAATATCGTCAGCCTGGATGGACTGCCAACTCCTTTGGGAGAAGTACAGAGCTAA
- a CDS encoding nSTAND1 domain-containing NTPase, translating to MSAKDAAQQVWQVLNRFTAPSVRLITLSTVNGKAVAEVTHEALFIHWQLLKDWLSSQRDLIRQQRKVE from the coding sequence CTGTCTGCCAAAGATGCTGCCCAGCAGGTGTGGCAGGTTCTGAATCGCTTTACGGCCCCCTCAGTCCGACTCATTACCCTTTCTACCGTGAATGGTAAAGCTGTCGCGGAAGTTACTCATGAAGCGCTGTTTATCCACTGGCAGTTATTGAAAGACTGGCTCAGCAGCCAACGGGATTTAATCCGACAGCAACGTAAAGTCGAATAA
- a CDS encoding aminotransferase class V-fold PLP-dependent enzyme, whose amino-acid sequence MKDEILIPSPSGAELAQLWALDPAITFLNHGSFGACPLPVLQAQQHWRERMERQPLQFLGTDIESLLDAARAELAAFVGSEPADLVFVPNATTGVNAVLRSLRFQPGDELLTTNQEYNACRNALNFVAEREGVQVVVAEIPFPIDTPEQVVEAVLQKVSPNTRLALLDHVVSQTGLIFPIATLVNELKKWGVETLIDGAHAPGMIPLNLSQLGATFYTGNCHKWVCAPKGAAFLYVQRDRQAAIHPLTISHGANDPRTGRSRFHLEFDWMGTDDPTAYLCVPEAIRFMGSLLPGGWPEVMQRNHQLAIAARQILCQALEIPPPCPEEMLGSLAVVPLPDGDATLLHNHLLQHHHIEVPIVPWQQQGRLLRISAQLYNRIEQYHYLAEALLKSL is encoded by the coding sequence ATGAAGGATGAGATACTGATTCCGAGTCCTTCTGGTGCAGAACTGGCTCAGCTTTGGGCATTAGATCCTGCGATTACTTTTTTGAATCATGGTTCCTTCGGAGCCTGCCCACTTCCAGTGTTGCAAGCTCAACAGCATTGGCGAGAGCGCATGGAACGGCAACCATTGCAGTTTCTGGGCACAGATATTGAATCCCTGCTAGATGCGGCTCGTGCAGAGTTAGCAGCGTTTGTCGGATCTGAGCCTGCTGATCTGGTGTTTGTCCCAAATGCGACGACGGGGGTCAATGCGGTGCTGCGATCGCTGCGCTTCCAACCAGGGGACGAACTGTTGACGACGAATCAGGAATATAACGCCTGTCGCAATGCCCTCAACTTTGTGGCTGAACGAGAAGGGGTGCAGGTGGTTGTGGCCGAGATTCCATTTCCGATCGACACACCTGAGCAAGTGGTAGAAGCTGTATTACAGAAGGTTTCTCCCAACACCCGGCTGGCGTTGCTGGATCATGTGGTCAGTCAAACGGGTCTAATTTTTCCAATTGCTACGCTGGTCAATGAGTTGAAAAAATGGGGTGTAGAAACGTTAATTGATGGTGCTCATGCGCCAGGAATGATACCGCTAAATTTGTCTCAATTGGGCGCTACGTTTTATACAGGAAATTGCCACAAATGGGTGTGTGCTCCCAAAGGGGCAGCGTTTTTATATGTGCAGCGCGATCGCCAAGCTGCGATTCATCCCCTTACGATCAGTCACGGGGCCAATGATCCTCGGACGGGACGATCGCGGTTTCATCTGGAATTTGACTGGATGGGAACGGATGATCCAACGGCATATCTCTGTGTCCCAGAGGCTATCCGGTTTATGGGGTCGCTGTTACCGGGAGGATGGCCTGAAGTAATGCAACGGAATCACCAGTTGGCGATCGCAGCCCGACAGATCCTTTGTCAGGCCTTAGAGATACCTCCTCCCTGCCCAGAGGAGATGCTGGGTTCCCTGGCGGTTGTTCCCTTACCAGACGGAGACGCAACGTTACTGCACAACCACCTGCTGCAGCACCATCATATTGAAGTACCGATCGTGCCCTGGCAGCAGCAAGGCAGATTACTCAGAATTTCGGCTCAACTCTACAACCGAATAGAGCAATATCACTATCTTGCTGAGGCGTTACTGAAATCTCTCTGA
- a CDS encoding pentapeptide repeat-containing protein, translating to MVLHSTPVQAAIAQPDRIPLTLELLQDRLRNPIQSDGLPTVDLHGLIIDLRPENKDFRDQFYRLVQAQIQRPGTPIGLDLSYSLIQGDFQVSQLGLRAPLYGQALTPIFSATEQEQLQRDRRRLSQLGKLSKSLLSTANPDLQATTLQITVFRGPLKLMQSRFLGVADFTNTFFLNRVEAQGVQFVQISDWSQTRFSQPTSFAGAIFAKEGRFRSSIFFAKADFDQAQFQGEVNFQSSEFQATANFNRAVFQQTANFTRIQWQGNADFAQTRWQAQVFFSRGTFSQALFLADAVFEKAALFREVRFNQPVNLRGATILNRADFGYAGFARGAYLNVPGLRFDSDQAKIVGNPGRIGRYISVPTLEGNENLLRELVRNFRHLEQIPDANQIEYTRERLRLRELRQQVVGININTASPALLTQIGFTVEQATEIVRHRAHTPFRSTTELLSLGAVDLATFINVRDRILAKEMMSSPQEVWSRITTGLSWVGLGLLLLLSRYGTNTWLIFGVGLVAIAYFGVLFWFVDRWRRLTPTPILPSPTETVWVMSAFSFLCVAGFSAIFRNSENPLLTLVSVGAIAVPIPTLLLILLYQQGRYHPMMDTSYFTEEGSLRQLRILIGRLPVIPRHEMFRERYMPILWERRWSWLNYFDFSFNNLLKFGFNDIRLRDENLPGLITTLVWYQWFLGILYIALLLWTLSRTIPGLNLLIYFK from the coding sequence TTGGTTTTACATTCCACCCCTGTTCAGGCCGCGATCGCCCAACCCGATCGCATTCCCCTCACCCTGGAACTGTTACAGGATCGGCTGCGGAATCCGATTCAAAGTGATGGCTTGCCCACGGTGGATTTACATGGTCTGATAATTGATTTGCGCCCTGAAAATAAAGACTTTCGGGATCAGTTTTACCGTCTGGTACAGGCTCAGATTCAGCGGCCAGGAACTCCCATTGGTCTGGATCTCAGCTATTCTCTGATTCAAGGAGATTTTCAGGTGAGCCAGTTGGGGCTCCGGGCACCCCTGTATGGACAGGCGCTGACCCCGATTTTTTCAGCCACCGAGCAGGAGCAACTGCAGCGCGATCGTCGTCGCCTGTCCCAACTGGGCAAACTGTCCAAATCACTGCTGTCTACTGCCAACCCAGATCTTCAAGCAACAACCTTACAAATCACCGTATTTCGCGGACCACTCAAGTTGATGCAGTCCCGGTTCTTGGGAGTCGCTGATTTCACCAACACTTTTTTTCTTAACCGAGTAGAGGCTCAAGGCGTACAATTCGTCCAAATTTCTGATTGGTCTCAAACCCGGTTCAGCCAGCCCACCAGTTTTGCCGGAGCCATTTTTGCCAAAGAGGGACGCTTCCGCAGTAGTATCTTCTTTGCTAAAGCAGATTTCGATCAGGCTCAATTTCAGGGAGAGGTAAACTTTCAAAGCAGTGAGTTCCAGGCAACTGCCAACTTTAATCGTGCCGTTTTTCAGCAAACGGCCAACTTCACCCGGATTCAATGGCAAGGCAATGCGGATTTTGCACAAACTCGCTGGCAGGCTCAGGTTTTCTTTAGTCGTGGTACTTTTAGTCAGGCGTTGTTTCTGGCAGATGCTGTATTTGAAAAAGCAGCGCTGTTTCGAGAGGTCAGGTTTAATCAGCCCGTTAATTTACGAGGTGCCACCATCCTGAATCGGGCTGATTTTGGCTATGCCGGGTTTGCCAGGGGAGCTTATCTCAATGTTCCCGGCCTCAGATTTGACTCTGATCAGGCCAAAATTGTTGGCAATCCGGGTCGGATCGGGCGGTATATTTCCGTTCCAACCCTGGAAGGCAATGAGAATCTGTTGCGCGAGTTAGTTAGAAACTTCCGTCATTTAGAGCAAATTCCAGATGCCAACCAGATTGAGTACACGCGGGAGCGGCTCCGGCTTAGGGAATTACGCCAGCAAGTGGTTGGCATTAACATCAATACGGCTTCCCCCGCTTTGTTGACCCAGATTGGCTTCACGGTAGAGCAGGCGACGGAGATTGTTCGCCATCGTGCCCACACTCCCTTTCGCAGTACGACCGAGTTGTTGTCTCTGGGAGCGGTTGATTTGGCGACTTTCATTAATGTGCGCGATCGCATTCTGGCCAAAGAAATGATGTCTTCCCCTCAAGAGGTGTGGAGTCGGATTACGACTGGCTTATCCTGGGTGGGCCTGGGACTCCTGCTGTTGCTGAGTCGATACGGCACGAATACCTGGTTGATTTTTGGCGTTGGCTTGGTGGCGATCGCCTACTTTGGCGTGCTGTTCTGGTTTGTAGATCGATGGCGACGGCTCACACCCACGCCGATTCTGCCCTCGCCTACTGAGACGGTGTGGGTCATGAGCGCGTTCAGTTTCCTTTGTGTGGCGGGATTCAGCGCGATCTTTCGGAATTCCGAAAATCCTTTGTTAACCCTGGTGAGCGTGGGCGCGATCGCCGTTCCCATTCCCACCCTGCTGCTGATTTTGCTCTACCAGCAGGGCCGCTATCATCCCATGATGGATACGAGCTATTTCACGGAAGAAGGATCTCTCCGGCAACTTCGTATCCTGATTGGGCGGCTGCCGGTAATTCCTCGTCATGAGATGTTCCGCGAACGCTATATGCCTATCCTCTGGGAACGCCGCTGGAGTTGGTTGAATTATTTCGACTTTAGTTTCAACAACTTGCTCAAATTTGGCTTTAATGATATTCGCTTGCGGGATGAAAACCTGCCAGGATTAATCACCACTCTGGTTTGGTATCAATGGTTTCTTGGTATTCTCTACATTGCCCTGTTGCTCTGGACTTTATCACGCACTATTCCAGGGCTAAACTTGCTGATTTATTTCAAGTAA
- the recJ gene encoding single-stranded-DNA-specific exonuclease RecJ, with translation MPQLPVQWQLQSIDPPPEAFVQALRLCVACDSGKYLAQLLWQRGIQQPEQLKGYFHARDYQPTSPFAFGQEMEWAVERLQRARDNAEVVAIWGDFDADGVTATAVLWDGLGQFFTQQKTLFYYIPNRLTESHGLSQVGIDLLHSKGCQLLVTCDTGSTNLTEIEYAQSLGIDVIITDHHTLPSARPPVTAILNPRYLATDHPLAALSGVAVAYKLVEALYSVLPDVPQKPLQELLDLVAIGLIADLVELKGDCRYLAQIGIQQLQRQANPATATRPGVAKLLEFCKRSGDRPTDISFGIGPRINAVSRIQGDAHFCVELLTSQDQHLCSHLAEATELANTRRKALQKEVVQQVTSRLSQLDLSTTSVIVLADEQWQPGVLGLVAGQIAQEYGRPTILLSVEGAGIEDWGLGIGVRPSTPPPLLARGSARSLNNIDLYQLIQGQEHLLHRFGGHPYAAGLSLPLENLPLFTEAINQHLRQLADSTGSGLSLMVDLVVTVKELGKELFQELKWLEPCGMGNPTPKLLIRDCWFEKVWNQKLRDRTGRKVEYIKTEFELWDSSVTKGFPGVWWGHYREDIPTGRCDAVVELDFNTYANESKGIKPHYEVRLIAVRPAETGGLTPAIAPHSNLLDWRGAALAHAPTDLNPLIMTQCPHSWTELQLWFRRAEQAQRPLAIAYPAPTLIPPLDIWQQLVGIAKYLSRTAQTATRQQLLDKLEIGDRALQLGFQTLTQLGFTVTHQEPGFQITWQPAELTSNQNLTEAVEQFLLAVKEDQFRRQYFYQTPVETLRAMVEAKFAIDELIQE, from the coding sequence ATGCCTCAACTACCTGTCCAATGGCAACTTCAATCTATCGATCCACCGCCGGAGGCATTTGTTCAAGCTCTGCGCTTGTGTGTTGCCTGCGACTCTGGAAAGTATCTGGCCCAACTCCTCTGGCAGCGAGGCATTCAGCAGCCGGAACAGTTAAAAGGCTATTTCCATGCCAGGGACTACCAGCCCACCAGCCCGTTCGCCTTTGGTCAGGAGATGGAGTGGGCCGTAGAGCGGTTGCAGCGGGCTAGAGATAATGCTGAAGTTGTGGCCATCTGGGGAGATTTTGATGCGGATGGAGTGACGGCTACGGCAGTCCTGTGGGATGGATTAGGGCAATTTTTTACGCAGCAGAAAACCTTGTTTTATTACATTCCTAATCGGCTGACAGAATCCCATGGACTGTCTCAGGTTGGGATTGATCTGCTGCATTCCAAAGGCTGCCAACTACTCGTCACCTGTGATACGGGCAGCACCAATCTGACTGAAATTGAGTATGCTCAGAGCCTGGGAATCGATGTGATTATCACCGATCATCACACGTTGCCCTCAGCCCGTCCGCCTGTCACAGCCATACTGAATCCTCGTTACTTAGCTACTGACCACCCGTTAGCGGCTTTATCCGGGGTCGCTGTGGCTTACAAACTGGTAGAAGCCTTATATAGCGTCTTACCTGATGTTCCTCAGAAGCCGCTGCAGGAATTGCTGGATCTGGTGGCGATCGGCTTGATCGCGGATCTCGTAGAACTGAAGGGGGATTGTCGCTATCTGGCGCAAATCGGCATTCAACAATTGCAGAGGCAAGCAAATCCAGCTACAGCCACTCGCCCCGGTGTTGCTAAATTGCTGGAATTTTGCAAACGGAGTGGCGATCGGCCCACCGATATCTCCTTCGGCATCGGGCCACGTATTAACGCCGTGAGCCGGATTCAGGGGGATGCTCATTTCTGTGTCGAACTGTTGACCAGCCAGGATCAGCACCTGTGTAGCCATCTGGCTGAAGCCACTGAACTTGCCAATACTCGCCGCAAAGCTCTGCAAAAGGAAGTCGTACAACAAGTGACCAGTCGCCTTTCTCAATTGGATCTGTCTACCACCAGCGTCATTGTTCTGGCCGATGAGCAATGGCAACCGGGAGTGCTGGGTCTGGTCGCTGGACAGATTGCTCAGGAGTACGGTAGACCGACGATTTTGTTAAGTGTAGAGGGGGCGGGGATTGAGGACTGGGGATTGGGGATTGGGGTTCGCCCCTCCACTCCTCCACCCCTCCTCGCTCGGGGTTCGGCGCGATCGCTGAACAACATCGACCTCTATCAACTGATCCAGGGACAGGAACATTTGCTGCATCGGTTTGGGGGGCATCCCTATGCGGCAGGATTAAGTTTGCCGCTGGAAAATTTGCCCTTGTTTACGGAGGCGATCAATCAGCACTTGCGGCAACTGGCTGACTCGACTGGAAGTGGGCTATCCCTGATGGTGGATCTGGTGGTGACGGTGAAGGAGTTGGGTAAGGAGTTATTTCAGGAACTGAAGTGGCTGGAACCTTGTGGCATGGGCAATCCGACTCCTAAACTGCTAATTCGGGATTGCTGGTTTGAGAAGGTGTGGAATCAAAAACTGCGCGATCGCACCGGACGCAAGGTGGAGTACATCAAAACCGAGTTTGAACTGTGGGATAGCTCAGTCACTAAAGGATTTCCGGGAGTGTGGTGGGGCCATTATCGGGAAGATATCCCCACAGGGCGGTGTGATGCCGTTGTGGAATTGGACTTTAATACCTATGCTAATGAGTCCAAAGGCATCAAACCTCACTATGAAGTGCGGCTCATTGCCGTTCGTCCTGCTGAGACAGGCGGTTTAACCCCTGCGATCGCCCCTCATTCAAACTTACTGGATTGGCGCGGTGCGGCTCTGGCCCATGCTCCCACAGACCTGAATCCGCTGATCATGACTCAGTGCCCCCATAGTTGGACAGAACTACAACTCTGGTTTCGCCGCGCTGAACAGGCTCAACGTCCTCTGGCGATCGCCTATCCTGCCCCGACTCTGATTCCTCCACTGGACATCTGGCAGCAGCTTGTAGGAATTGCCAAATACCTCAGCCGCACGGCACAGACGGCCACTCGCCAGCAATTATTAGACAAACTGGAAATTGGCGATCGTGCCTTGCAGCTTGGCTTTCAGACCTTAACGCAGCTTGGCTTTACCGTGACCCATCAAGAACCTGGCTTCCAAATCACCTGGCAGCCCGCCGAATTAACCAGCAATCAGAATCTGACCGAGGCCGTAGAGCAATTTCTGCTGGCTGTAAAAGAAGACCAGTTTCGTCGCCAGTATTTCTACCAAACTCCTGTGGAAACGTTGAGAGCGATGGTAGAAGCAAAATTTGCGATCGATGAATTAATCCAGGAATGA
- a CDS encoding biotin--[acetyl-CoA-carboxylase] ligase: protein MVGEPGLSRERFWAAYRVVLLGMQAEQTIVPIDLHLFELVSSTNEVVWALLEQGAGEGTTAIARSQTAGRGQWGRQWSSEPGGLYLSVALMPDLPVEEAAQLTLCTAWGIATALRIIPGKLSGVADRIPVQLKWLNDLVLQGRKLGGILTETRVFQGRITKAVVGVGINWTNAVPETGINLQSFLATASVPLIESLEMLAAIVLYGLLCGYQFWHQEGIQAILPRYLELLAHRDRPVPVEGVLGTIVGVTSKGELRLSLKSPQRSSAEPISDFSTPEVLIQPGTISLGYPL from the coding sequence ATGGTAGGGGAGCCGGGGTTGAGTCGGGAACGGTTTTGGGCGGCGTATCGGGTTGTGCTATTGGGAATGCAAGCTGAGCAAACGATCGTGCCCATTGATCTACACCTCTTTGAATTGGTATCGTCTACGAACGAGGTGGTTTGGGCACTGTTGGAGCAGGGGGCGGGCGAGGGGACAACCGCGATCGCTCGCTCACAAACGGCAGGGCGAGGGCAATGGGGACGGCAATGGTCTTCTGAACCAGGTGGACTGTACCTTTCTGTAGCCTTAATGCCAGATTTACCTGTGGAAGAGGCGGCCCAGTTAACGCTCTGTACGGCCTGGGGCATTGCTACTGCCCTGCGAATCATTCCCGGAAAGTTGAGTGGAGTCGCCGATCGCATTCCGGTGCAACTGAAATGGTTAAACGATCTGGTGCTCCAGGGACGAAAATTAGGTGGCATTTTGACTGAGACACGGGTGTTTCAAGGCCGGATTACGAAAGCGGTGGTCGGGGTAGGGATCAATTGGACCAATGCTGTACCGGAAACAGGAATTAATTTGCAGTCCTTTTTGGCAACTGCTTCGGTTCCCCTGATTGAATCGCTAGAGATGCTGGCCGCGATCGTCCTGTACGGTCTCCTATGCGGCTACCAATTCTGGCACCAGGAAGGAATTCAGGCGATTTTACCCCGTTATCTGGAGCTACTGGCTCACCGCGATCGACCTGTGCCTGTTGAGGGCGTTTTGGGGACGATCGTGGGCGTTACCTCGAAAGGAGAATTACGGCTTTCTCTAAAATCGCCTCAAAGGTCTTCAGCCGAGCCGATTTCAGATTTTTCTACACCGGAAGTACTAATTCAGCCAGGTACAATCAGTCTGGGTTATCCGCTCTAA
- a CDS encoding FHA domain-containing protein gives MFDSKAMSKLSDPSEIPDLDQRLGLYRVFLKLYEHHRELLDEILELENSDHRYRTRGNWQFVQGVIQRNHIHLITNLLDDKTQILMQPQNCWVIGRDCHTGIPIPDKRLSRRHALVQYVASQGFYLMDLNSTNGSYVNGEPVRRPVLLKDGDRVRLGSLSFMFFLCQGSRQSASISTEVLQSFGLNQWAADPPAASQVAATHLNEGNDDRVEVALSSSDRETYMFLQSSDSKDERAEVALPDLSNAQKAEILDRFLKR, from the coding sequence ATGTTTGACTCAAAAGCGATGTCCAAACTGTCAGACCCGTCAGAGATACCCGATCTGGATCAGCGGTTAGGGTTATATCGGGTCTTCCTCAAACTGTATGAACATCATCGAGAGCTTTTGGACGAAATTCTGGAGCTGGAGAATTCAGATCATCGTTATCGAACTCGTGGAAACTGGCAATTTGTGCAGGGAGTGATTCAAAGGAACCATATCCATTTGATTACAAATTTGCTGGATGACAAAACTCAGATATTGATGCAGCCTCAGAACTGCTGGGTGATTGGACGCGATTGCCATACTGGTATCCCTATCCCTGATAAACGTCTATCTCGCCGTCATGCTCTGGTGCAGTATGTAGCAAGCCAGGGCTTCTACCTGATGGATCTGAATAGTACCAATGGCAGTTATGTGAATGGCGAACCTGTGCGTCGTCCGGTACTGCTGAAAGACGGCGATCGCGTTCGTTTGGGTAGTTTGTCATTCATGTTTTTCCTGTGCCAGGGTAGCCGTCAGTCCGCAAGTATTTCTACAGAGGTTTTGCAGTCATTCGGTCTGAACCAATGGGCTGCTGACCCACCTGCGGCATCGCAGGTGGCTGCTACTCATCTCAATGAAGGCAATGATGATCGGGTAGAAGTCGCTCTGTCCAGTAGCGATCGCGAAACGTATATGTTCCTCCAATCTTCTGATAGTAAGGACGAAAGAGCAGAGGTGGCTTTACCTGATCTGAGCAATGCCCAAAAAGCAGAAATTTTGGATCGCTTTTTAAAGCGGTAA
- a CDS encoding IS630 family transposase (programmed frameshift), which yields MESYQRRKTSGSCKAIEAVGRGARKSEVCRMLHISRNTLDLWLKRLEQKGDCQAVTGFQTGSGRKITDWDRFRAFVRQHGGKTQAQMAQLWGDNVSQQNISDALKNLKKIGVSRKKKTYGYRERDELKRQEFREQLKTKSADEIIYVDEAGIDNREDYPYGYCEIGQRFAAFKSGKRTERVSWIAALCQRHLIAPLTFVGSCNRDLFEMWLEYCLLPQLQPGRVIVIDNASFHRSQYIDEIVAAAGCEIWYLPAYSPDLNQIEHWWFVLKNWMRQRWDEFDSFRDCVDAAFKYCPNVLS from the exons TTGGAAAGTTATCAGAGAAGGAAAACTAGCGGAAGCTGCAAAGCGATCGAGGCCGTTGGTCGTGGCGCACGCAAAAGTGAGGTCTGCCGGATGTTACACATCAGCCGCAATACCCTGGACTTGTGGTTGAAACGCCTGGAACAAAAGGGGGATTGCCAAGCCGTAACGGGATTTCAAACCGGGAGTGGGCGTAAAATTACCGATTGGGATCGCTTTCGCGCCTTTGTCCGGCAGCATGGTGGGAAGACGCAAGCGCAGATGGCTCAATTGTGGGGAGACAACGTCAGTCAACAGAACATCAGTGATGCCTTGAAAAACTTGAAAAAGATTGGGGTGAGTCGGAA AAAAAAAACTTACGGCTACCGAGAACGAGATGAACTCAAGCGTCAAGAGTTCCGCGAGCAGTTGAAGACGAAATCGGCAGACGAGATTATCTATGTAGATGAAGCAGGCATCGACAATCGCGAGGATTATCCCTATGGCTACTGCGAAATTGGACAGCGCTTTGCTGCCTTCAAATCGGGCAAACGGACGGAGCGAGTGAGTTGGATAGCGGCACTGTGTCAACGTCACCTAATTGCCCCTCTGACCTTTGTAGGCTCATGTAACCGAGACTTGTTCGAGATGTGGTTAGAGTACTGTTTGCTGCCTCAGTTGCAACCGGGTAGGGTGATTGTGATTGACAATGCCAGTTTTCACCGCTCTCAATACATTGATGAAATCGTGGCTGCGGCAGGCTGTGAGATTTGGTATCTACCCGCCTATTCCCCTGACTTAAATCAAATTGAGCATTGGTGGTTTGTGCTCAAAAATTGGATGCGACAACGCTGGGATGAATTTGACAGTTTTCGTGACTGTGTTGATGCTGCTTTCAAATATTGTCCTAACGTGCTTTCGTAG
- the pgeF gene encoding peptidoglycan editing factor PgeF translates to MHTWHWRTWNNLPYLTCSLLDSWPHGFFTQHYAPRSPAELTQILHPTAQPYRVKQVHGNIVLAPSEVMLTEQESHRSTSPGAEIPAADGLITEQGGQSVWVCSADCTPVLIADAQTGQVAAVHAGWRGTALKIVPQAIARLQSQGSRLQDLRIAMGPAIAGEVYQVSEQVAVEVGATIAALDPTEPAKAVTTLHQLPNSPVLEDAQPGRVRLDVRRVNALQLEQLGIDPEQVAIAPHCTYQNPDHFFSYRRSQEKKAQWSGIVSG, encoded by the coding sequence ATGCATACCTGGCACTGGCGTACCTGGAATAATCTGCCTTATCTCACTTGCAGTTTATTAGACTCGTGGCCCCACGGTTTCTTCACGCAACACTACGCTCCCCGATCGCCTGCAGAATTAACCCAGATCTTGCATCCCACTGCCCAGCCCTACCGGGTAAAACAGGTGCATGGCAATATCGTACTGGCCCCCTCTGAGGTGATGCTGACGGAACAAGAATCACATCGTTCAACTTCTCCTGGCGCTGAGATTCCTGCCGCTGACGGATTGATCACGGAACAAGGCGGACAATCCGTTTGGGTCTGTAGTGCAGATTGTACGCCTGTGTTAATTGCTGATGCTCAAACTGGCCAGGTAGCGGCGGTTCATGCCGGATGGCGAGGGACAGCCTTGAAAATCGTGCCCCAGGCGATCGCTCGCTTACAGTCCCAGGGGAGTCGGCTACAGGATTTGCGAATTGCAATGGGGCCAGCGATCGCGGGTGAAGTGTATCAGGTGTCAGAGCAGGTCGCGGTGGAAGTGGGGGCGACGATCGCAGCCCTGGATCCTACAGAGCCTGCGAAGGCGGTAACCACTCTTCACCAGTTGCCCAATTCCCCGGTTCTGGAGGATGCTCAACCGGGACGGGTGCGACTGGATGTGCGGCGAGTGAATGCGCTGCAATTGGAGCAACTGGGGATTGATCCAGAGCAGGTAGCGATCGCGCCCCATTGCACCTATCAAAATCCCGATCACTTTTTCTCCTACCGTCGCAGTCAGGAAAAGAAAGCACAATGGTCGGGAATTGTGAGTGGTTAG
- a CDS encoding DUF874 family protein, which yields MVLQVPSVTAAPLAPIVTWESLPADFVLPDDPVENIQQPLLAAALTDALGAAGRIQSQMLIGSNFGLVATVNKKIVVKAPDWFYVPQVHPVADDTIRRSYTPYLEGDPVAVVMEFLSQEEGGELSVRSTPPYGKLYFYEQILQVPTYVTYDPYEPSLEVRCLQNQCYTLQAADAEGRVWIPELELWLGIWYGERLGQTMNWLRWWDRSGNLLLWSAEQAEQERQRAEQERQRAEQERQRAEQERQRAEILATKLRELGIDPDQLV from the coding sequence ATGGTTTTACAAGTCCCATCTGTCACAGCAGCCCCACTTGCGCCCATTGTCACATGGGAAAGTTTGCCTGCTGATTTTGTGTTACCCGATGATCCGGTGGAAAACATTCAACAACCCCTCCTTGCCGCTGCCCTGACTGATGCCCTGGGAGCCGCTGGTCGAATTCAGTCCCAGATGCTGATTGGATCTAATTTTGGCCTGGTTGCAACGGTCAATAAAAAAATTGTGGTGAAGGCACCGGATTGGTTTTATGTTCCTCAGGTGCATCCAGTTGCAGACGATACCATTCGCCGGAGCTATACTCCTTACCTGGAAGGGGATCCAGTTGCTGTGGTCATGGAGTTTCTCTCCCAGGAAGAGGGTGGTGAATTGTCTGTGCGATCGACTCCCCCCTATGGCAAGCTCTACTTCTACGAACAAATCCTGCAAGTGCCCACCTACGTCACCTATGATCCCTATGAACCGAGTTTAGAAGTCCGGTGTTTGCAAAATCAATGCTACACTCTCCAGGCGGCTGATGCTGAGGGACGAGTTTGGATTCCAGAGCTAGAGTTGTGGCTGGGTATCTGGTATGGAGAGCGGTTGGGGCAAACCATGAACTGGTTACGCTGGTGGGACAGGTCTGGAAATTTACTCTTGTGGAGTGCGGAACAGGCGGAACAGGAACGCCAGCGAGCCGAGCAAGAACGTCAGCGAGCCGAGCAAGAACGTCAGCGAGCCGAGCAAGAACGTCAGCGAGCAGAAATTTTAGCGACAAAGTTACGCGAACTGGGGATTGATCCGGATCAACTGGTTTAA